A window of Pyrobaculum aerophilum str. IM2 contains these coding sequences:
- a CDS encoding FAD-binding oxidoreductase, with product MRPKSVEELVELMKEANRDRRRLLPICKGSKAHLGPPVEYDEELQLWDMPKVLEVDEEEMVVRTSACISAVELQEELRKRGRRLALDPPLFRRSSIGGILSTNFYGPMAYRYMTPRDQLLSVKIVTGKGEFMKFGAPVVKDVAGYNIKRLIAGSWGTLAVLVEAYMRIYALPESVAVMATGRKSLQELRKLHVAGAAEADGVLYLRFEGVKSEVEYRLSKAGRGDVFYDREAEEKWSSVTEAEELFASNEIAKVVAPPASLPETPPGVKYLRYPLLGVMYVAGPPPAGVKAYWLKPQRKWDVENRDLMEKIKRVLDPNGVLSPGRLP from the coding sequence ATGAGGCCCAAGTCTGTAGAAGAGCTCGTGGAGCTCATGAAAGAGGCAAATAGGGATAGGAGAAGGTTGCTCCCGATCTGCAAGGGCTCTAAGGCGCATCTCGGGCCGCCAGTTGAATACGACGAAGAGCTCCAGCTGTGGGATATGCCAAAGGTGCTCGAGGTGGACGAGGAGGAGATGGTCGTGAGGACCTCAGCTTGTATCTCAGCTGTAGAGCTCCAGGAGGAGCTGAGGAAGAGAGGGAGGAGACTCGCCCTCGATCCGCCGTTGTTCCGAAGGTCCTCCATCGGCGGGATACTGTCCACTAATTTCTACGGCCCGATGGCCTATCGATATATGACGCCGAGGGATCAGCTGCTCAGCGTCAAGATAGTCACAGGTAAAGGCGAGTTCATGAAATTCGGCGCACCGGTCGTGAAAGACGTCGCTGGTTACAACATAAAGAGGCTTATAGCCGGCTCTTGGGGGACTTTGGCCGTCCTCGTGGAGGCGTATATGCGAATATACGCCCTGCCCGAATCCGTGGCTGTCATGGCCACCGGCAGGAAGTCCCTGCAAGAATTGAGGAAGCTACATGTCGCCGGCGCCGCGGAGGCCGACGGCGTTCTTTACTTGAGGTTCGAGGGCGTTAAGTCGGAGGTGGAATACAGGCTGTCAAAAGCCGGGCGGGGCGATGTGTTTTACGACAGAGAGGCGGAGGAGAAGTGGAGCTCGGTGACTGAGGCAGAGGAGCTCTTCGCGTCTAACGAGATCGCCAAGGTCGTGGCCCCGCCTGCGTCTCTCCCCGAGACCCCGCCGGGCGTGAAATACTTGCGCTATCCCCTCCTCGGCGTTATGTACGTAGCCGGCCCGCCGCCTGCGGGCGTCAAGGCGTATTGGCTGAAGCCGCAGAGGAAATGGGACGTCGAGAATAGGGATCTGATGGAGAAAATAAAACGCGTGTTAGATCCCAACGGAGTGTTGTCGCCCGGGAGGTTGCCATGA
- a CDS encoding FAD-binding oxidoreductase, translating to MTSSLSPHRALQQFIKKAKELLGESAVLYDEVDLLVYEQDGTLAVRGKAYAVVFPRSVDEMAKAVELAYNYGIPIVGRGSGTSLSGGATPIKGGVIVSTARMNKILEVDLDNEVAAVQAGVINDWINSYLARMGYQYPIDLGYQYAADPGSQRVSTIGGNIAHNSGGVKCFKYGVTVNQLRGLTVVLPNGEVRRIGGKEFEQAGYDLIGLLTGSEGTLALVAEAVVRVVPTYETTVTIMAKFNDLAAAGRAVSAVIASGAMPVAMELMDKLAVEAVESGPYAAGLPRDAEAILLIQVEGSPPGARDEAAKVAEVLRRNGAAGVEIVEDPARAAKIWAARKQAFGAMGFVGPNYVVEDGTIPRKKLAEALMIARAAGAKRGLRVANVFHAGDGNLHPLILYDERRPGEREKAIEAGEEILEACVELGGTITGEHGVGYMKKKLLPKMYRKEEIELMKAIKTVFDPKGLMNPGKIFP from the coding sequence ATGACTAGCTCTCTATCTCCGCATCGCGCCTTGCAACAGTTTATTAAAAAGGCTAAGGAGTTATTGGGGGAGAGCGCCGTATTATACGACGAGGTGGATTTACTAGTCTACGAACAAGACGGGACGCTGGCTGTGAGGGGTAAGGCCTACGCTGTGGTTTTTCCCAGAAGCGTAGATGAAATGGCTAAGGCGGTGGAGCTTGCGTATAACTATGGCATACCTATTGTGGGCAGAGGATCGGGCACCAGCCTCAGCGGCGGGGCTACCCCGATCAAGGGCGGCGTGATTGTGAGCACCGCCCGTATGAACAAGATACTGGAGGTAGATCTAGACAACGAAGTGGCGGCGGTCCAGGCAGGGGTTATAAATGACTGGATAAACTCCTACCTCGCGCGAATGGGCTACCAATACCCCATAGATCTGGGGTATCAATACGCGGCGGATCCCGGCTCTCAACGGGTCTCCACAATTGGCGGGAATATAGCGCATAACTCAGGCGGCGTTAAATGTTTTAAATACGGCGTGACAGTCAATCAGCTCAGAGGCCTCACAGTGGTACTGCCAAACGGCGAGGTGAGGAGAATAGGCGGCAAGGAGTTTGAACAAGCCGGCTACGACTTAATAGGCCTCTTGACGGGCTCTGAGGGCACTTTGGCCCTCGTCGCAGAGGCCGTGGTTAGAGTAGTCCCCACTTATGAGACAACAGTCACAATCATGGCGAAATTTAACGACTTAGCCGCGGCCGGCAGAGCCGTGTCGGCTGTCATTGCCTCAGGCGCCATGCCGGTCGCCATGGAGCTCATGGACAAACTGGCCGTCGAGGCCGTCGAGTCGGGCCCCTATGCCGCCGGCCTCCCTAGGGACGCAGAGGCGATTTTGTTGATACAAGTCGAGGGGTCCCCTCCGGGCGCGAGAGACGAGGCCGCAAAAGTGGCGGAGGTCTTGAGGAGAAACGGCGCCGCGGGCGTGGAGATAGTAGAGGATCCCGCGCGGGCCGCGAAGATATGGGCCGCTAGGAAGCAAGCGTTCGGCGCCATGGGCTTTGTGGGTCCCAACTACGTGGTTGAAGACGGCACGATACCCCGGAAGAAACTCGCCGAGGCCTTAATGATAGCGAGGGCCGCCGGCGCAAAGAGGGGGCTCAGGGTCGCCAACGTGTTCCACGCAGGCGACGGGAACCTGCATCCGTTGATATTATACGACGAGAGAAGGCCCGGCGAAAGGGAGAAGGCCATTGAGGCGGGGGAGGAGATCTTGGAGGCATGCGTAGAGCTCGGCGGGACGATAACTGGGGAACACGGAGTCGGGTACATGAAGAAGAAACTTTTGCCCAAGATGTATAGGAAAGAGGAGATAGAGCTCATGAAGGCAATAAAAACGGTCTTCGACCCCAAGGGGCTCATGAACCCGGGCAAGATCTTCCCATGA